A genome region from Cucumis sativus cultivar 9930 chromosome 4, Cucumber_9930_V3, whole genome shotgun sequence includes the following:
- the LOC101219247 gene encoding protein MRG2 isoform X3, producing the protein MGSPENRVASDSADTTSKNDSEDDDDNGVQNPPSHPCPFSEGEKVLAFHSFVIYEAKVLKTEYQLKEWRCYVHYLGWSKTWDEWVGLDRLLKFTEENVQKQQELNEKRGTDKKASRASHIKPKNVVKGKKRKNDASKEKGAMNVEKLVSIQIPVKLKKQLVDDSEFVTHLGKLVKLPRTPNVDDIMKKYLEYRLKKDATKDESIGEIVKGLICYFDKALPVMLLYKSERQQYEELMINDVSPSSIYGAEHLLRLFVRLPELLSQANIEEETLMELQQNCRFLRKNQNAFFLSSYHVPENMETSTNNADD; encoded by the exons ATGGGAAGCCCTGAGAATCGGGTTGCTTCCGACTCCGCCGATACCACTTCCAAGAATGACTCCGAAGACGACGACGACAATGGAGTTCAGAACCCCCCTTCCCATCCTTGTCCTTTCTCTGAAGGAGAGAAGGTTCTTGCCTTTCATAGCTTCGTCATTTATGAAGCTAAG gtACTAAAAACAGAATATCAGTTGAAAGAATGGAGATGTTATGTTCATTACCTT GGATGGAGCAAAAC CTGGGATGAGTGGGTAGGACTTGATCGATTACTGAAGTTTACAGAAGAGAATGTGCAGAAACAGCAGGAACTCAATGAGAAGAGGGGGACTGACAAGAAGGCATCTCGAGCGTCCCATATCAAGCCCAAGAACG TGGTTAAAGGGAAGAAGCGAAAGAATGATGCTAGTAAG GAAAAGGGTGCCATGAATGTTGAAAAGCTTGTGAGTATACAGATTCCAGTTAAACTAAAGAAGCAACTAGTTGATGATAGTGAGTTTGTAACGCATCTTGGGAAG CTAGTAAAGCTTCCACGCACACCTAATGTAGACGATATAATGAAGAAATATCTTGAGTACAGACTGAAGAAGGATGCAAC GAAAGATGAATCAATTGGAGAAATCGTGAAGGGGCTGATTTGTTACTTCGATAAAGCACTACCTGTGATGCTTCTATACAAAAGTGAACGACAACAATATGAAGAATTGATGATCAATGATGTCTCCCCTTCTTCCATATATGGTGCCGAACACCTTCTACGTCTATTTG TTAGGTTGCCTGAGTTGTTGTCTCAAGCCAATATTGAAGAGGAGACTTTGATGGAACTGCAACAGAA TTGCAGGTTTTTAAGGAAGAATCAGAATGCGTTTTTCTTGTCATCGTACCATGTGCCTGAGAATATGGAAACAAGTACCAACAACGCCGATGACTAA
- the LOC101219247 gene encoding protein MRG1 isoform X4, with product MGSPENRVASDSADTTSKNDSEDDDDNGVQNPPSHPCPFSEGEKVLAFHSFVIYEAKVLKTEYQLKEWRCYVHYLGWSKTWDEWVGLDRLLKFTEENVQKQQELNEKRGTDKKASRASHIKPKNVVKGKKRKNDASKEKGAMNVEKLVSIQIPVKLKKQLVDDSEFVTHLGKLVKLPRTPNVDDIMKKYLEYRLKKDATKDESIGEIVKGLICYFDKALPVMLLYKSERQQYEELMINDVSPSSIYGAEHLLRLFVRLPELLSQANIEEETLMELQQKFLRKNQNAFFLSSYHVPENMETSTNNADD from the exons ATGGGAAGCCCTGAGAATCGGGTTGCTTCCGACTCCGCCGATACCACTTCCAAGAATGACTCCGAAGACGACGACGACAATGGAGTTCAGAACCCCCCTTCCCATCCTTGTCCTTTCTCTGAAGGAGAGAAGGTTCTTGCCTTTCATAGCTTCGTCATTTATGAAGCTAAG gtACTAAAAACAGAATATCAGTTGAAAGAATGGAGATGTTATGTTCATTACCTT GGATGGAGCAAAAC CTGGGATGAGTGGGTAGGACTTGATCGATTACTGAAGTTTACAGAAGAGAATGTGCAGAAACAGCAGGAACTCAATGAGAAGAGGGGGACTGACAAGAAGGCATCTCGAGCGTCCCATATCAAGCCCAAGAACG TGGTTAAAGGGAAGAAGCGAAAGAATGATGCTAGTAAG GAAAAGGGTGCCATGAATGTTGAAAAGCTTGTGAGTATACAGATTCCAGTTAAACTAAAGAAGCAACTAGTTGATGATAGTGAGTTTGTAACGCATCTTGGGAAG CTAGTAAAGCTTCCACGCACACCTAATGTAGACGATATAATGAAGAAATATCTTGAGTACAGACTGAAGAAGGATGCAAC GAAAGATGAATCAATTGGAGAAATCGTGAAGGGGCTGATTTGTTACTTCGATAAAGCACTACCTGTGATGCTTCTATACAAAAGTGAACGACAACAATATGAAGAATTGATGATCAATGATGTCTCCCCTTCTTCCATATATGGTGCCGAACACCTTCTACGTCTATTTG TTAGGTTGCCTGAGTTGTTGTCTCAAGCCAATATTGAAGAGGAGACTTTGATGGAACTGCAACAGAA GTTTTTAAGGAAGAATCAGAATGCGTTTTTCTTGTCATCGTACCATGTGCCTGAGAATATGGAAACAAGTACCAACAACGCCGATGACTAA
- the LOC101219247 gene encoding protein MRG1 isoform X2 translates to MGSPENRVASDSADTTSKNDSEDDDDNGVQNPPSHPCPFSEGEKVLAFHSFVIYEAKVLKTEYQLKEWRCYVHYLGWSKTWDEWVGLDRLLKFTEENVQKQQELNEKRGTDKKASRASHIKPKNVVKGKKRKNDASKEKGAMNVEKLVSIQIPVKLKKQLVDDSEFVTHLGKLVKLPRTPNVDDIMKKYLEYRLKKDATKDESIGEIVKGLICYFDKALPVMLLYKSERQQYEELMINDVSPSSIYGAEHLLRLFVRLPELLSQANIEEETLMELQQKLVDLLKFLRKNQNAFFLSSYHVPENMETSTNNADD, encoded by the exons ATGGGAAGCCCTGAGAATCGGGTTGCTTCCGACTCCGCCGATACCACTTCCAAGAATGACTCCGAAGACGACGACGACAATGGAGTTCAGAACCCCCCTTCCCATCCTTGTCCTTTCTCTGAAGGAGAGAAGGTTCTTGCCTTTCATAGCTTCGTCATTTATGAAGCTAAG gtACTAAAAACAGAATATCAGTTGAAAGAATGGAGATGTTATGTTCATTACCTT GGATGGAGCAAAAC CTGGGATGAGTGGGTAGGACTTGATCGATTACTGAAGTTTACAGAAGAGAATGTGCAGAAACAGCAGGAACTCAATGAGAAGAGGGGGACTGACAAGAAGGCATCTCGAGCGTCCCATATCAAGCCCAAGAACG TGGTTAAAGGGAAGAAGCGAAAGAATGATGCTAGTAAG GAAAAGGGTGCCATGAATGTTGAAAAGCTTGTGAGTATACAGATTCCAGTTAAACTAAAGAAGCAACTAGTTGATGATAGTGAGTTTGTAACGCATCTTGGGAAG CTAGTAAAGCTTCCACGCACACCTAATGTAGACGATATAATGAAGAAATATCTTGAGTACAGACTGAAGAAGGATGCAAC GAAAGATGAATCAATTGGAGAAATCGTGAAGGGGCTGATTTGTTACTTCGATAAAGCACTACCTGTGATGCTTCTATACAAAAGTGAACGACAACAATATGAAGAATTGATGATCAATGATGTCTCCCCTTCTTCCATATATGGTGCCGAACACCTTCTACGTCTATTTG TTAGGTTGCCTGAGTTGTTGTCTCAAGCCAATATTGAAGAGGAGACTTTGATGGAACTGCAACAGAAGTTAGTTGACTTACTCAA GTTTTTAAGGAAGAATCAGAATGCGTTTTTCTTGTCATCGTACCATGTGCCTGAGAATATGGAAACAAGTACCAACAACGCCGATGACTAA
- the LOC101219247 gene encoding protein MRG2 isoform X1: protein MGSPENRVASDSADTTSKNDSEDDDDNGVQNPPSHPCPFSEGEKVLAFHSFVIYEAKVLKTEYQLKEWRCYVHYLGWSKTWDEWVGLDRLLKFTEENVQKQQELNEKRGTDKKASRASHIKPKNVVKGKKRKNDASKEKGAMNVEKLVSIQIPVKLKKQLVDDSEFVTHLGKLVKLPRTPNVDDIMKKYLEYRLKKDATKDESIGEIVKGLICYFDKALPVMLLYKSERQQYEELMINDVSPSSIYGAEHLLRLFVRLPELLSQANIEEETLMELQQKLVDLLNCRFLRKNQNAFFLSSYHVPENMETSTNNADD from the exons ATGGGAAGCCCTGAGAATCGGGTTGCTTCCGACTCCGCCGATACCACTTCCAAGAATGACTCCGAAGACGACGACGACAATGGAGTTCAGAACCCCCCTTCCCATCCTTGTCCTTTCTCTGAAGGAGAGAAGGTTCTTGCCTTTCATAGCTTCGTCATTTATGAAGCTAAG gtACTAAAAACAGAATATCAGTTGAAAGAATGGAGATGTTATGTTCATTACCTT GGATGGAGCAAAAC CTGGGATGAGTGGGTAGGACTTGATCGATTACTGAAGTTTACAGAAGAGAATGTGCAGAAACAGCAGGAACTCAATGAGAAGAGGGGGACTGACAAGAAGGCATCTCGAGCGTCCCATATCAAGCCCAAGAACG TGGTTAAAGGGAAGAAGCGAAAGAATGATGCTAGTAAG GAAAAGGGTGCCATGAATGTTGAAAAGCTTGTGAGTATACAGATTCCAGTTAAACTAAAGAAGCAACTAGTTGATGATAGTGAGTTTGTAACGCATCTTGGGAAG CTAGTAAAGCTTCCACGCACACCTAATGTAGACGATATAATGAAGAAATATCTTGAGTACAGACTGAAGAAGGATGCAAC GAAAGATGAATCAATTGGAGAAATCGTGAAGGGGCTGATTTGTTACTTCGATAAAGCACTACCTGTGATGCTTCTATACAAAAGTGAACGACAACAATATGAAGAATTGATGATCAATGATGTCTCCCCTTCTTCCATATATGGTGCCGAACACCTTCTACGTCTATTTG TTAGGTTGCCTGAGTTGTTGTCTCAAGCCAATATTGAAGAGGAGACTTTGATGGAACTGCAACAGAAGTTAGTTGACTTACTCAA TTGCAGGTTTTTAAGGAAGAATCAGAATGCGTTTTTCTTGTCATCGTACCATGTGCCTGAGAATATGGAAACAAGTACCAACAACGCCGATGACTAA
- the LOC101219247 gene encoding protein MRG1 isoform X6, whose protein sequence is MTPKTTTTMEFRTPLPILVLSLKERRFLPFIASSFMKLSWDEWVGLDRLLKFTEENVQKQQELNEKRGTDKKASRASHIKPKNVVKGKKRKNDASKEKGAMNVEKLVSIQIPVKLKKQLVDDSEFVTHLGKLVKLPRTPNVDDIMKKYLEYRLKKDATKDESIGEIVKGLICYFDKALPVMLLYKSERQQYEELMINDVSPSSIYGAEHLLRLFVRLPELLSQANIEEETLMELQQKLVDLLNCRFLRKNQNAFFLSSYHVPENMETSTNNADD, encoded by the exons ATGACTCCGAAGACGACGACGACAATGGAGTTCAGAACCCCCCTTCCCATCCTTGTCCTTTCTCTGAAGGAGAGAAGGTTCTTGCCTTTCATAGCTTCGTCATTTATGAAGCTAAG CTGGGATGAGTGGGTAGGACTTGATCGATTACTGAAGTTTACAGAAGAGAATGTGCAGAAACAGCAGGAACTCAATGAGAAGAGGGGGACTGACAAGAAGGCATCTCGAGCGTCCCATATCAAGCCCAAGAACG TGGTTAAAGGGAAGAAGCGAAAGAATGATGCTAGTAAG GAAAAGGGTGCCATGAATGTTGAAAAGCTTGTGAGTATACAGATTCCAGTTAAACTAAAGAAGCAACTAGTTGATGATAGTGAGTTTGTAACGCATCTTGGGAAG CTAGTAAAGCTTCCACGCACACCTAATGTAGACGATATAATGAAGAAATATCTTGAGTACAGACTGAAGAAGGATGCAAC GAAAGATGAATCAATTGGAGAAATCGTGAAGGGGCTGATTTGTTACTTCGATAAAGCACTACCTGTGATGCTTCTATACAAAAGTGAACGACAACAATATGAAGAATTGATGATCAATGATGTCTCCCCTTCTTCCATATATGGTGCCGAACACCTTCTACGTCTATTTG TTAGGTTGCCTGAGTTGTTGTCTCAAGCCAATATTGAAGAGGAGACTTTGATGGAACTGCAACAGAAGTTAGTTGACTTACTCAA TTGCAGGTTTTTAAGGAAGAATCAGAATGCGTTTTTCTTGTCATCGTACCATGTGCCTGAGAATATGGAAACAAGTACCAACAACGCCGATGACTAA
- the LOC101219247 gene encoding protein MRG2 isoform X7, with product MGSPENRVASDSADTTSKNDSEDDDDNGVQNPPSHPCPFSEGEKVLAFHSFVIYEAKKQQELNEKRGTDKKASRASHIKPKNVVKGKKRKNDASKEKGAMNVEKLVSIQIPVKLKKQLVDDSEFVTHLGKLVKLPRTPNVDDIMKKYLEYRLKKDATKDESIGEIVKGLICYFDKALPVMLLYKSERQQYEELMINDVSPSSIYGAEHLLRLFVRLPELLSQANIEEETLMELQQKLVDLLNCRFLRKNQNAFFLSSYHVPENMETSTNNADD from the exons ATGGGAAGCCCTGAGAATCGGGTTGCTTCCGACTCCGCCGATACCACTTCCAAGAATGACTCCGAAGACGACGACGACAATGGAGTTCAGAACCCCCCTTCCCATCCTTGTCCTTTCTCTGAAGGAGAGAAGGTTCTTGCCTTTCATAGCTTCGTCATTTATGAAGCTAAG AAACAGCAGGAACTCAATGAGAAGAGGGGGACTGACAAGAAGGCATCTCGAGCGTCCCATATCAAGCCCAAGAACG TGGTTAAAGGGAAGAAGCGAAAGAATGATGCTAGTAAG GAAAAGGGTGCCATGAATGTTGAAAAGCTTGTGAGTATACAGATTCCAGTTAAACTAAAGAAGCAACTAGTTGATGATAGTGAGTTTGTAACGCATCTTGGGAAG CTAGTAAAGCTTCCACGCACACCTAATGTAGACGATATAATGAAGAAATATCTTGAGTACAGACTGAAGAAGGATGCAAC GAAAGATGAATCAATTGGAGAAATCGTGAAGGGGCTGATTTGTTACTTCGATAAAGCACTACCTGTGATGCTTCTATACAAAAGTGAACGACAACAATATGAAGAATTGATGATCAATGATGTCTCCCCTTCTTCCATATATGGTGCCGAACACCTTCTACGTCTATTTG TTAGGTTGCCTGAGTTGTTGTCTCAAGCCAATATTGAAGAGGAGACTTTGATGGAACTGCAACAGAAGTTAGTTGACTTACTCAA TTGCAGGTTTTTAAGGAAGAATCAGAATGCGTTTTTCTTGTCATCGTACCATGTGCCTGAGAATATGGAAACAAGTACCAACAACGCCGATGACTAA
- the LOC101219247 gene encoding protein MRG2 isoform X5: protein MGSPENRVASDSADTTSKNDSEDDDDNGVQNPPSHPCPFSEGEKVLAFHSFVIYEAKVLKTEYQLKEWRCYVHYLKQQELNEKRGTDKKASRASHIKPKNVVKGKKRKNDASKEKGAMNVEKLVSIQIPVKLKKQLVDDSEFVTHLGKLVKLPRTPNVDDIMKKYLEYRLKKDATKDESIGEIVKGLICYFDKALPVMLLYKSERQQYEELMINDVSPSSIYGAEHLLRLFVRLPELLSQANIEEETLMELQQKLVDLLNCRFLRKNQNAFFLSSYHVPENMETSTNNADD, encoded by the exons ATGGGAAGCCCTGAGAATCGGGTTGCTTCCGACTCCGCCGATACCACTTCCAAGAATGACTCCGAAGACGACGACGACAATGGAGTTCAGAACCCCCCTTCCCATCCTTGTCCTTTCTCTGAAGGAGAGAAGGTTCTTGCCTTTCATAGCTTCGTCATTTATGAAGCTAAG gtACTAAAAACAGAATATCAGTTGAAAGAATGGAGATGTTATGTTCATTACCTT AAACAGCAGGAACTCAATGAGAAGAGGGGGACTGACAAGAAGGCATCTCGAGCGTCCCATATCAAGCCCAAGAACG TGGTTAAAGGGAAGAAGCGAAAGAATGATGCTAGTAAG GAAAAGGGTGCCATGAATGTTGAAAAGCTTGTGAGTATACAGATTCCAGTTAAACTAAAGAAGCAACTAGTTGATGATAGTGAGTTTGTAACGCATCTTGGGAAG CTAGTAAAGCTTCCACGCACACCTAATGTAGACGATATAATGAAGAAATATCTTGAGTACAGACTGAAGAAGGATGCAAC GAAAGATGAATCAATTGGAGAAATCGTGAAGGGGCTGATTTGTTACTTCGATAAAGCACTACCTGTGATGCTTCTATACAAAAGTGAACGACAACAATATGAAGAATTGATGATCAATGATGTCTCCCCTTCTTCCATATATGGTGCCGAACACCTTCTACGTCTATTTG TTAGGTTGCCTGAGTTGTTGTCTCAAGCCAATATTGAAGAGGAGACTTTGATGGAACTGCAACAGAAGTTAGTTGACTTACTCAA TTGCAGGTTTTTAAGGAAGAATCAGAATGCGTTTTTCTTGTCATCGTACCATGTGCCTGAGAATATGGAAACAAGTACCAACAACGCCGATGACTAA
- the LOC101219720 gene encoding F-box protein GID2: MKRVVPDGVGDRKMGKKPKAETQDFTRGGGGEDCSDKTGFMNLDDNLLFEVFKHVDARTLAMAACVSKQWHKTAEDERLWELICTRHWANTGCGNQQLRSVVLALGGFRRLHSLFIWPLTKPQSSSSSSSSSSSSSSSSASSSSSASWSPFPAMIGSKPPARWGKDEVHLSLSLLSIRYYEKMNFSNRGR, translated from the coding sequence atgAAGCGAGTTGTTCCAGATGGGGTTGGGGATCGGAAGATGGGGAAGAAACCTAAGGCGGAAACCCAAGATTTTACCCGCGGAGGTGGAGGAGAAGACTGCTCCGACAAGACTGGATTTATGAATTTGGATgataatttgttgtttgagGTTTTTAAACATGTGGATGCTAGGACTTTGGCTATGGCGGCCTGTGTGAGCAAGCAATGGCATAAAACCGCCGAAGATGAGCGGCTTTGGGAGCTGATCTGCACCAGACACTGGGCTAACACCGGCTGCGGCAACCAACAACTCCGATCTGTAGTTCTCGCCCTCGGCGGCTTCCGTCGACTTCACTCCCTCTTCATCTGGCCTCTTACCAAGCCCCaatcctcctcctcctcttcctcctcctcctcttcctcctcaTCTTCATCCGCATCCTCTTCCTCGTCCGCATCTTGGTCTCCGTTTCCGGCAATGATTGGATCGAAACCGCCGGCCCGGTGGGGGAAAGATGAGGTCCATCTCTCACTTTCCCTTCTCTCAATTCGTTACTACGAGAAGATGAATTTCAGCAACAGAGGCAGATGA